In Zerene cesonia ecotype Mississippi chromosome 17, Zerene_cesonia_1.1, whole genome shotgun sequence, a single genomic region encodes these proteins:
- the LOC119833635 gene encoding DNA repair protein complementing XP-C cells homolog, producing the protein MPSTRKKVIKTVYKDEDDSDAVAGDFSDSGSEAIISEHSSSEEEEDCHNASESDEEIKNNKKRTKSCSKKMFRKPNKPKFTKSLLNAIQKQTENNTDIDIGDIPAFTVKDLTDADKLLPSVLNLSESDSSDEDEPKKHLQKNIPKTIFTKRNEDSDDDKNANIEYKDVWSNNEKQESEDIAKKTFLELEQHKNKIEEAKVSIENYSMKQDKNESNVKDLLALGEEVLPEKAAKSKKKSKKMLDDSESEMEDWEEVKENKSTIPQQGLQLIVDIPDLVCRKSKKVDVEMMMKRKINRVKKEQQVFMHKVHVLCWLGHGNYVSKVLNDQSMLASALSMVPSKECYPGERVDMKYVEQITSWYHDKVTLKQDKHENKFRPKAPALINILLEQIKKRVFTTKKYIVYVFVSMLRSLGLQCRVIFNFVTMPIRPPNSELCSLSLKNKDAPETKEKGKGPQNKAVKSKKTVKKNMSQLDGTYDSSDSNIEMEDIMQLDGNDDLLSSRTRRTKNSTKHAIEDKSENKDVSPPKRSRRTNIKNTNNFDSNAIDTHQSTEQRASARLKEKKPEAHTSASSNTLKPRKSLSLNRQKQDCEHTEQSVCNKRLRQTTKNTNKTPISIENNNSVEPPKIVVTNEKNESVSSKYFENNDTTVKEQLSQKRKRNKTSDPPTTKNEINKIKTRTKSAPGSAIKSKYFSETDLPREQAKTVISRNKKSQELLEDSKRVSHRDIKQEKPNPKNDVTKDLVNIIKSRVRAVKEESKNGKVKGKIKQESDEDSDYLPVASPNRKECESDEDFKPTKISPKPGSSRKIDRRIISTDEDLPADRIDVWCEVFVEELEEWVAVDVVRGKVHCVNEIYSKATHPVNYVIGWDNNNYLKDLTRRYVPQWNTVTRKQRVDAEWWNTAIKPWLGPKTARDKEEDERLDRMQLEAPLPKSIAEYKNHPLYALKRHLLKFEAIYPPDAAVLGFVRSEPVYARECVYVCRSRDTWVKEAKVVRLGEKPYKVVKARPKWDKLSNKVITDKPLEIFGPWQVQDYEPPTAENGIVPRNPYGNVELFKECMLPKGTVHIKLPGLNRVAKKLNIDCAPAMTGFDFNGGYTHPVYDGFVVCKEFEEIITEAWIKDQEEMERKEQEKMEARVYGNWKRLIKGLFIRERLKTKYGFSDPSTSQNKKKSKGPRFVVNKKN; encoded by the exons ATGCCTTCAACTAggaaaaaagttataaaaactgTATATAAAGACGAAGATGATAGCGACGCAGTCGCGGGAGATTTTAGTGACTCTGGTTCCGAAGCAATCATTTCTGAACATTCAAGCTCGGAAGAAGAAGAAGACTGCCATAATGCTTCAGAATCCgatgaagaaattaaaaataataagaaaagaacAAAATCATGTTCAAAAAAGATGTTCAGAAAACCCAATAAACCTAAGTTTACAAAATCGCTCCTCAATGcaattcaaaaacaaactGAAAATAACACTGATATTGATATCGGTGATATTCCAGCATTTACGGTAAAAGATTTAACAGATGCTGATAAGCTGCTACCTTCAGTTCTAAATCTCTCTGAAAGTG aTAGCAGCGATGAAGATGAACCTAAAAAACATCTGCAAAAGAACATtcctaaaacaatatttaccaAAAGAAATGAAGATTCAGATGATGACAAGAATGCAAATATAGAATACAAAGAT GTGTGGTCTAATAATGAAAAGCAAGAAAGTGAAGATATTGCAAAAAAGACATTTTTAGAATTGGagcaacacaaaaataaaattgaggaAGCTAAAGtgtcaattgaaaattattctatGAAACAGGACAAAAATGAATCAAATGTTAAGGATCTTCTGGCCCTTGGAGAGGAAGTTTTGCCAGAAAAGGCtgcaaaatctaaaaaaaaatcaaagaaaatgtTAGATGACAGTGAGTCAGAAATGGAGGATTGGGAAGAAGTAAAAG AAAATAAGTCTACCATACCACAGCAAGGCTTACAACTCATAGTAGATATACCAGATTTAGTATGTAGAAAGTCAAAAAAGGTTGATGTAGAAATGatgatgaaaagaaaaataaatcgagtaaaaaaagaacaacaaGTTTTTATGCATAAGGTACATGTATTATGCTGGCTTGGACATGGAAATTATGTTAGCAAAGTATTAAATGATCAATCAATGTTGGCATCTGCTTTATCTATGGTACCATCTAAGGAATGTTATCCTGGTGAAAGAGTGGATATGAAATATGTAGAGCAAATAACATCATGGTATCATGATAAGGTCACATTAAAACAAGACAAGCATGAAAACAAATTCCGCCCAAAAGCCCCAgcattaatcaatattttactaGAGCAAATTAAGAAGAGagtatttacaacaaaaaaatatatagtttatgtttttgtttccaTGTTGAGGTCACTTGGGTTACAGTGTCgtgttatattcaattttgttaCAATGCCTATTAGGCCTCCCAATTCTGAATTATGCTCattgtcattaaaaaataaagatgcaCCAGAGACCaaagaaaaaggaaaaggGCCACAAAATAAAGCTGTAAAGTCTAAGAAAACagtgaagaaaaatatgtcTCAATTAGATGGTACCTATGATAGTAGTGACAGTAATATTGAAATGGAGGATATTATGCAACTGGATGGTAATGATGATTTATTATCAAGTAGGACAAGAAGAACAAAAAATAGTACAAAACATGCTATTGAGGATAAGTCAGAAAATAAGGATGTGTCACCCCCAAAAAGATCCAGGAgaacgaatataaaaaatacaaataattttgattccAATGCTATTGACACCCATCAGAGCACAGAACAAAGAGCTAGTGCaagattaaaagaaaaaaagccAGAAGCACATACTAGTGCCAGTAGCAATACTTTAAAACCAAGAAAGTCTTTGTCCCTTAATCGGCAAAAACAGGATTGTGAACATACTGAACAAAGTGTTTGCAACAAAAGACTTAGACAAACAACCAAGAACACTAATAAAACGCCCATATcaatagaaaacaataattctGTAGAGCCTCCTAAAATTGTtgtaacaaatgaaaaaaatgaaagTGTATCAAGCAAatactttgaaaataatgacACAACAGTAAAAGAACAGTTGTCACAAaagagaaaaagaaataaaacatcagATCCACCTACCACTAAAAATGagataaacaaaatcaaaacaagAACAAAAAGTGCTCCAGGATCTGCAatcaaaagtaaatatttcagtGAAACTGATTTGCCCAGAGAACAGGCAAAAACTGTTATaagcagaaataaaaaatcccaAGAATTGTTAGAAGATAGTAAAAGGGTTAGCCATAGAGATATCAAACAAGAAAAACCAAACCCTAAAAATGATGTTACCAAAGATTTGGTCAATATCATCAAGAGTAGAGTCAGAGCAGTAAAGGAAGAATCAAAAAATGGAAAAGTTAAAG GAAAAATAAAGCAGGAATCGGATGAAGACAGTGACTATCTTCCAGTTGCGTCACCAAATAGAAAAGAGTGTGAAAGTGATGAAGATTTCAAGCCAACCAAAATCAGCCCGAAACCAGGGAGCAGTCGTAAAATTGATCGTCGTATTATTTCTACCGATGAAGATTTACCTGCAGACCGTATAGATGTCTGGTGTGAAGTATTTGTAGAAGAGTTGGAAGAGTGGGTGGCGGTTGATGTTGTAAGAGGCAAAGTGCATTGTGtcaatgaaatttat AGCAAAGCCACACACCCAGTAAACTACGTTATTGGTTGggacaataataattatctgaaAGATTTAACGCGAAGATATGTACCGCAATGGAACACGGTGACACGTAAACAACGCGTCGATGCAGAGTGGTGGAATACTGCCATTAAACCATGGCTTGGGCCAAAGACTGCTCGGGACAAGGAAGAAGATGAGAGATTAGATAGAATGCAGCTAGAAGCACCGTTACCGAAGAGTATTGCaga ataTAAAAACCATCCATTATATGCGCTAAAGAGACATCTATTAAAGTTTGAAGCAATTTACCCACCTGATGCAGCCGTGTTGGGTTTTGTACGTAGCGAACCTGTGTATGCCAGAgagtgtgtgtatgtatgccGTTCAAGAGACACGTGGGTGAAGGAAGCGAAAGTTGTTCGGTTAGGAGAAAAGCCATACAAAGTGGTTAAAGCAAGACCCAAGTGGGATAAG CTTTCCAATAAAGTGATAACTGATAAGCCCCTTGAGATATTTGGACCTTGGCAAGTGCAAGACTATGAACCACCAACGGCCGAAAATGGAATAGTACCAAGAAATCCATATGGAAATGTGGAGCTTTTCAAAGAGTGCATGTTACCAAAAGGAACAGTTCACATAAAAT TGCCTGGGCTGAATAGAGTggcgaaaaaattaaatatcgaCTGTGCACCTGCCATGACCGGCTTCGATTTTAATGGCGGTTATACACATCCAGTTTATGATGGTTTTGTTGTGTGCAAGGAGTTTGAAGAGATTATCACAGAAGCATGGATAAAG gATCAAGAAGAGATGGAAAGAAAAGAACAGGAAAAAATGGAGGCTAGGGTATATGGAAATTGGAAACGCCTAATAAAAGGATTATTCATACGGGAAAGACTTAAGACCAAATATGGATTTAGTGATCCCAGCacatcacaaaataaaaaaaagtcaaagGGACCACGTTTTGTTGtcaataaaaagaattaa
- the LOC119833638 gene encoding selenoprotein F produces the protein MTQSILKYVIFTATVLGFFQSGIAEFSAEDCASLGFIKSNLLCSSCDQLKDFSLEQLIEHCKQCCHHDESAPKEKKYARAILEVCTCKFPTYPQIQAFVKSDRPAKFPNLQIKYVRGLDPIIKLLDKDGIVKDTVAIEKWNTDSVEEFLNTHLVKEEDEDKGYLKTNLI, from the coding sequence ATGACTCAgagtattttgaaatatgtaatatttacagCTACTGTATTAGGATTCTTTCAAAGTGGAATTGCTGAATTTTCGGCAGAAGATTGTGCATCGCttggttttataaaatcaaatctcTTATGTTCATCTTGTGATCAATTAAAAGACTTTAGCTTAGAGCAATTAATAGAACACTGCAAGCAATGTTGTCACCATGACGAATCGGCGcctaaagaaaagaaatacgCGCGAGCTATTCTGGAAGTGTGTACGTGTAAATTCCCGACTTATCCACAAATTCAAGCGTTTGTAAAAAGTGACAGACCAGCAAAGTTCCCTaatcttcaaataaaatatgtacgaGGGCTTGATCcaattattaaactacttgATAAGGATGGTATTGTGAAGGACACAGTTGCTATAGAAAAATGGAACACTGACTCGGTCGAAGAATTCTTAAATACTCATTTAGTTAAAGAAGAAGATGAGGATAAAGGttacttaaaaacaaatctaatttaa
- the LOC119833637 gene encoding muscle LIM protein Mlp84B-like isoform X1 — protein sequence MPFKPADNPKCPKCGKSVYAAEERVAGGLKWHKMCFKCGLCQKLLDSTNCSEHEGELYCKVCHARKFGPKGYGFGGGAGCLSMDTGDHLKGENADGVRTNGACLESRVIAKAPPGEGCPRCGGYVYAAEQMLARGKAWHRECFKCGDCLKRLDSTNCCEGPDKDIYCKVCYGKKFGPKGYGYGKGAGVLQSDPYANGDHAPKTTVIDTAAIQAPPGKGCPRCGGVVYAAEQVLAKGREWHRKCFKCHDCMKTLDSIIACDGPDADVYCKTCYGKRWGPHGYGFACGSGFLQTDGLSEEEISANRPYYNPDTTSIKAPKGQGCPRCGGMVFAAEQQLAKGTMWHKKCFNCAECHRPLDSMLACDGPDKEIHCRSCYAKLFGPKGFGYGHAPTLVSTDAEPTISYTEQLPFTGPKAAKGQGCPRCGFPVYAAEQMHSKNGTWHKRCFSCADCHRSLDSTNLNDGPNGEIYCRGCYGRNFGPKGVGFGLGAGTLTMA from the exons GCCTCTGCCAGAAATTGTTGGACTCCACAAACTGCTCAGAACACGAAGGTGAACTTTACTGCAAAGTTTGCCATGCGCGCAAATTCGGACCAAAAGGATACGGCTTCGGCGGTGGCGCTGGCTGCCTCTCCATGGACACCGGAGATCACCTGAAGGGCGAGAACGC ggATGGCGTAAGAACCAATGGAGCTTGCTTAGAATCACGCGTTATTGCCAAAGCTCCACCTGGAGAAGGATGCCCAAGATGTGGCGGCTATGTTTATGCTGCAGAACAGATGTTGGCTCGCGgaaag GCGTGGCATAGAGAGTGTTTCAAGTGTGGTGATTGCTTGAAGCGGCTGGACTCCACGAACTGTTGTGAAGGTCCTGATAAAGACATTTACTGCAAAG TGTGCTACGGAAAGAAGTTCGGTCCTAAAGGATACGGCTATGGCAAAGGAGCCGGTGTTTTACAGAGCGACCCTTACGCTAATGG cgATCATGCACCCAAGACAACGGTGATTGACACTGCAGCTATCCAGGCACCACCAGGCAAAGGTTGCCCGCGATGTGGCGGCGTGGTCTATGCAGCGGAACAAGTTTTGGCTAAGGGACGAGAATGGCATCGCAAATGTTTCAAGTGTCACGATTGTATGAAGACACTAGACTCGATCATCGCCTGCGATGGACCGGACGCAGACGTTTACTGCAAGACCTGCTACGGAAAGCGCTGGGGACCTCATGGCTATGGATTTGCCTGTGGTTCTGGCTTCCTCCAAACTGACGGATTGTC CGAGGAGGAGATTTCGGCCAACCGTCCGTACTACAACCCTGATACTACATCAATCAAAGCTCCCAAAGGACAAGGATGCCCGCGTTGCGGTGGAATGGTATTTGCTGCTGAACAACAATTGGCCAAGGGCACT ATGTGGCACAAAAAATGCTTCAATTGTGCAGAATGCCACCGTCCATTGGATTCCATGCTAGCTTGTGACGGTCCCGACAAAGAAATCCACTGTCGGTCTTGTTATGCTAAACTCTTTGGACCTAAAGGATTTGGCTACGGCCATGCCCCTACTCTTGTATCGACTGACGCTGAACCCACCATTTCCTA cactGAGCAGCTCCCATTCACTGGACCTAAAGCAGCCAAAGGACAGGGCTGCCCGCGCTGTGGTTTCCCAGTGTATGCTGCTGAACAGATGCACTCCAAGAATGGCACATGGCACAAACGGTGCTTCTCTTGTGCAGACTGCCACAGATCTCTT GATTCGACGAATTTGAATGATGGACCCAATGGTGAAATTTACTGCCGCGGATGCTACGGCCGGAACTTCGGACCTAAGGGTGTAGGTTTCGGTCTGGGCGCAGGCACATTAACCATGGCCTAA
- the LOC119833637 gene encoding muscle LIM protein Mlp84B-like isoform X2: MPFKPADNPKCPKCGKSVYAAEERVAGGLKWHKMCFKCGLCQKLLDSTNCSEHEGELYCKVCHARKFGPKGYGFGGGAGCLSMDTGDHLKGENADGVRTNGACLESRVIAKAPPGEGCPRCGGYVYAAEQMLARGKAYHKKCFKCITCHKQLDSMIHCDGPDNEIYCRVCYGKKFGPKGYGYGKGAGVLQSDPYANGDHAPKTTVIDTAAIQAPPGKGCPRCGGVVYAAEQVLAKGREWHRKCFKCHDCMKTLDSIIACDGPDADVYCKTCYGKRWGPHGYGFACGSGFLQTDGLSEEEISANRPYYNPDTTSIKAPKGQGCPRCGGMVFAAEQQLAKGTMWHKKCFNCAECHRPLDSMLACDGPDKEIHCRSCYAKLFGPKGFGYGHAPTLVSTDAEPTISYTEQLPFTGPKAAKGQGCPRCGFPVYAAEQMHSKNGTWHKRCFSCADCHRSLDSTNLNDGPNGEIYCRGCYGRNFGPKGVGFGLGAGTLTMA, encoded by the exons GCCTCTGCCAGAAATTGTTGGACTCCACAAACTGCTCAGAACACGAAGGTGAACTTTACTGCAAAGTTTGCCATGCGCGCAAATTCGGACCAAAAGGATACGGCTTCGGCGGTGGCGCTGGCTGCCTCTCCATGGACACCGGAGATCACCTGAAGGGCGAGAACGC ggATGGCGTAAGAACCAATGGAGCTTGCTTAGAATCACGCGTTATTGCCAAAGCTCCACCTGGAGAAGGATGCCCAAGATGTGGCGGCTATGTTTATGCTGCAGAACAGATGTTGGCTCGCGgaaag GCTTATCACAAAAAATGCTTCAAATGCATAACTTGCCACAAGCAACTTGATTCAATGATCCATTGTGACGGGCCAGATAACGAGATATACTGTCGAG TGTGCTACGGAAAGAAGTTCGGTCCTAAAGGATACGGCTATGGCAAAGGAGCCGGTGTTTTACAGAGCGACCCTTACGCTAATGG cgATCATGCACCCAAGACAACGGTGATTGACACTGCAGCTATCCAGGCACCACCAGGCAAAGGTTGCCCGCGATGTGGCGGCGTGGTCTATGCAGCGGAACAAGTTTTGGCTAAGGGACGAGAATGGCATCGCAAATGTTTCAAGTGTCACGATTGTATGAAGACACTAGACTCGATCATCGCCTGCGATGGACCGGACGCAGACGTTTACTGCAAGACCTGCTACGGAAAGCGCTGGGGACCTCATGGCTATGGATTTGCCTGTGGTTCTGGCTTCCTCCAAACTGACGGATTGTC CGAGGAGGAGATTTCGGCCAACCGTCCGTACTACAACCCTGATACTACATCAATCAAAGCTCCCAAAGGACAAGGATGCCCGCGTTGCGGTGGAATGGTATTTGCTGCTGAACAACAATTGGCCAAGGGCACT ATGTGGCACAAAAAATGCTTCAATTGTGCAGAATGCCACCGTCCATTGGATTCCATGCTAGCTTGTGACGGTCCCGACAAAGAAATCCACTGTCGGTCTTGTTATGCTAAACTCTTTGGACCTAAAGGATTTGGCTACGGCCATGCCCCTACTCTTGTATCGACTGACGCTGAACCCACCATTTCCTA cactGAGCAGCTCCCATTCACTGGACCTAAAGCAGCCAAAGGACAGGGCTGCCCGCGCTGTGGTTTCCCAGTGTATGCTGCTGAACAGATGCACTCCAAGAATGGCACATGGCACAAACGGTGCTTCTCTTGTGCAGACTGCCACAGATCTCTT GATTCGACGAATTTGAATGATGGACCCAATGGTGAAATTTACTGCCGCGGATGCTACGGCCGGAACTTCGGACCTAAGGGTGTAGGTTTCGGTCTGGGCGCAGGCACATTAACCATGGCCTAA